In uncultured Campylobacter sp., a genomic segment contains:
- the truD gene encoding tRNA pseudouridine(13) synthase TruD, with protein sequence MQETTIFKPLYALTHAPINAYFSKNSDDFVVREIPLYAFSGQGEHLIIEICKKDMTTQEALQALSEISGVKMRDFGYAGLKDKQGMTTQFISMPRKFEAALANFSHEKMKILSLAAHDNKLRIGHLKGNSFFIRLKKVMPSEAAKLEQAVRNIDEAGYANYFGYQRFGKYGDNAQSGLELLKSGTVNGKKSKNPKLNDFLISAYQSDLFNRWLSKRVEISRFAQDFSLAELAQIYPYLGGENLKNLKSQKRFFKLIEGEVLGHYPHGKCFLCEDLDAEGARFDARDITSCGLIAGAKTYEAQGVARMVEDQIFTQANEYKAKMTGSRRFAWCYLEDASYKYNEEKAHFTINFTLQKGSYATVVLEEILHKNIFE encoded by the coding sequence TTACGCGCTCACTCACGCGCCCATTAACGCGTATTTTAGTAAAAATTCGGACGATTTCGTGGTGCGCGAGATCCCGCTTTACGCATTTAGCGGGCAGGGCGAGCACCTGATAATCGAAATTTGCAAAAAAGACATGACGACGCAGGAGGCCTTGCAAGCGCTTAGCGAAATAAGCGGCGTAAAGATGCGGGATTTTGGCTACGCGGGGCTAAAAGACAAGCAAGGCATGACGACGCAGTTTATCTCGATGCCGCGTAAATTTGAGGCGGCACTGGCAAATTTTAGCCACGAAAAGATGAAAATTTTAAGCCTCGCCGCGCATGATAATAAGCTTCGAATCGGACACTTAAAAGGCAACAGCTTTTTTATCCGCCTAAAAAAAGTGATGCCTAGTGAAGCGGCTAAGCTGGAACAAGCCGTGCGAAACATTGACGAGGCTGGGTATGCTAACTACTTTGGCTATCAGCGTTTCGGCAAATACGGCGACAACGCGCAAAGCGGGCTGGAACTACTAAAATCAGGCACCGTAAACGGCAAAAAGAGCAAAAATCCAAAGCTAAACGACTTTTTGATCTCGGCATATCAAAGCGATCTTTTTAACCGCTGGCTTAGCAAACGCGTGGAGATTTCTAGGTTTGCGCAGGATTTTAGCCTCGCTGAGCTAGCTCAAATTTACCCGTATCTGGGCGGCGAAAATTTGAAAAATTTAAAATCGCAAAAGAGATTTTTTAAGCTGATAGAGGGCGAAGTTTTGGGTCACTACCCGCACGGCAAGTGCTTTTTGTGCGAGGATTTGGACGCGGAGGGCGCGCGCTTTGACGCTAGGGATATCACTAGCTGCGGGCTGATCGCGGGCGCGAAGACGTATGAGGCTCAGGGTGTGGCGAGAATGGTCGAGGATCAAATTTTCACGCAGGCAAATGAATACAAAGCTAAAATGACGGGATCTAGGCGCTTTGCGTGGTGCTATTTGGAGGATGCAAGCTATAAATACAACGAGGAAAAAGCGCACTTTACGATAAATTTTACGCTGCAAAAAGGCAGCTACGCGACGGTGGTGTTAGAAGAAATCTTGCACAAAAATATCTTTGAGTAG
- a CDS encoding Type 1 glutamine amidotransferase-like domain-containing protein: MANIFLCSYFAEVASKINEVVKFQGKDIVFIDTAAKFEEVNFYVDEAVEILENFGAKLRRLDVSCAKDSAALVSSQDEPSCEDEILSTISQCDIIYVSGGNTFYLLNELRKSRVWQAIKNAVKAGKIYIGESAGAIVAALDTRYATLMDENSPNMSDFTGLNLVDFCVVPHFGCEPFTEATRETMAKFGDVCDLRAINNDEFIEA; the protein is encoded by the coding sequence ATGGCGAATATTTTTCTTTGCTCTTATTTCGCGGAGGTTGCAAGTAAGATTAATGAAGTGGTAAAATTTCAAGGCAAAGATATTGTTTTTATCGATACGGCAGCAAAATTTGAAGAGGTGAATTTTTACGTAGATGAAGCGGTGGAAATTTTAGAAAATTTTGGTGCGAAGCTAAGACGCCTTGACGTCTCTTGCGCCAAGGATTCGGCAGCGCTAGTATCTAGCCAAGATGAGCCATCTTGTGAAGATGAAATTTTATCTACCATTAGTCAGTGCGATATCATTTACGTTAGCGGTGGAAATACATTTTATCTGCTTAACGAGCTGCGAAAATCGCGCGTCTGGCAAGCTATAAAAAATGCAGTCAAAGCGGGCAAAATTTATATCGGTGAGTCGGCGGGAGCGATCGTGGCCGCACTAGATACGAGATATGCTACGCTGATGGATGAAAATAGCCCAAATATGAGCGATTTTACAGGGTTAAATTTAGTTGATTTTTGCGTCGTGCCGCACTTTGGCTGCGAGCCTTTTACGGAGGCTACGCGCGAGACTATGGCGAAATTCGGCGATGTTTGCGACTTGCGCGCGATAAATAACGACGAATTTATCGAGGCTTAA